In Carassius gibelio isolate Cgi1373 ecotype wild population from Czech Republic chromosome B17, carGib1.2-hapl.c, whole genome shotgun sequence, a single window of DNA contains:
- the LOC127976019 gene encoding fibrinogen-like protein 1: MLPEIKEPFSGPGGGWTMFQCRQDGKVNFDCKWKEYRDGFGDLCAEFRLGNNHIHDISSHGQYSLRIDLEDWNDKHKHALYQNFRIENEDNLYRLHVSGFSGTVEDSFGWYHDKQSFSTPDTGDVYAEKSHRGWWYHQCFFVNLNGVYYKGGRYSAKGKNLLGPDGIVWYSWKDSDYYSLKRVSMMIRPRTYRPSLSHNTALGPV; this comes from the exons ATGTTACCTGAGATTAAAGAACCATTCTCTGGACCAGGAGGTGGATGGACCATGTTTCAGTGTCGACAGGATGGAAAGGTCAACTTCGACTGCAAATGGAAAGAATACAGAGATGGCTTCGGAGATCTGTGTGCAGAATTCCGGCTAGGAAACAATCACATTCATGATATCTCCAGCCACGGACAGTATTCCCTTCGTATTGACCTTGAGGACTGGAATGACAAGCACAAACACGCACTGTACCAGAACTT CAGGATTGAGAACGAGGACAACCTCTACCGTCTCCATGTATCAGGATTCAGTGGTACAGTTGAAGACTCGTTTGGCTGGTACCATGACAAGCAAAGCTTCAGCACTCCAGACACAGGTGACGTCTATGCTGAGAAATCTCACAGAGGCTGGTGGTACCATCAGTGCTTCTTTGTCAACCTCAATGGAGTGTATTATAA gggggggcgttacTCAGCCAAAGGGAAGAATCTTCTGGGTCCTGATGGGATTGTGTGGTACTCATGGAAGGACTCAGATTACTATTCCTTGAAGAGGGTGAGCATGATGATCCGCCCACGGACCTACAGGCCCAGTCTCTCTCATAACACAGCTTTAGGGCCTGTGTAA